Below is a window of Natronorubrum halophilum DNA.
AAAAGATCAGTAACGCGTCCTCGAGGAGGACATTCAGCGGTGAACCGCCAGCGGAGCAGTCGATCGCCAATCGATCAGATAGCCGTTCGATCCGGCTCCACGACGGCCGTCATGTGGTACCACAGCAAAGCGACGACGCCAGCGCCGGCGAGAACCAGTCCACCGGCGACGGTGAAGGCGAGGACGTAACTCGAGGCGGCGAGCCACCCACCAGCGATACTGCCGACTCCGCCCGCGAAGGCCATCAGCGCGCTGTAGGCCCCGAGCGCCTCGCCGCGGACAGATGCCGGCGCGAGTTGCGTGACGATGGTTCCCGTTGTCACGGCAATGACGGCCCACGTGAGGCCGATGATACCGAAGACGAGACCGGTTCCGACGAGTCCGACGCGCGTCACGCCGAGCGCAGCGCCGGCGATGGCGACGACCGGGAGCGCAACGGCACGGGCGAGCAGGCCGCCGACCTGCACGAGTCGGGCGTCGTGGGTCGTCGCGAACGCGCCGACGCGATCGAAGAAGACCGCGGATGCGAGACTCGAGAGCAGGTACAGGACGAAGGTTCCGTCGGAGCCGTACCCGATTTCGCCGAGGAAAGCCGGGAGCGGGGCGAAGAAGGCCGCCGATCCCGAAAACACCAGTACGATCGCGCCGAAGTACAGCGTGAGCGACGGCGTGAACCGACGGGCGAGTCGTCGCGGGTGGAGGCCGCGGGGATCGATGCGAACCGGCGAAAAGGGAAACGTGACGCCGCGGATGTTGAACCGCCCGGCGCGCTGACTGGCTCGGCGGAGTTTCTGCGGTTCGGGGTCGTCACCGGGACCCGGATCCGGCGGCAGCGATCGACCGGCTGCGACGACGCTCACCGCTGCACAACCCGCACAGATCACCAGAAATCCCTGCTGGGCCGCGAGCGGGTCGACGAGGCGCGTCGTGCCGGCGGTCCAGACGGTGCCAGCGAAGAGGCCGAGCGCCCAGCCGACGCCCTGGTACGTGTTGAGCCGCGCGATTCGCGCACTCCACCGGTTGTCGGGGACGTCCGTTACCGCTAGCAGCGTAAGGATCGGCAGGACGGCAGCGGATGCGAACCAGATGGCCGCGTTCGCAGCGATAACGATCGGGATCGACCGCGTAAGTGGGACGACGAGTAACATCGCGGCGACGAGCGCGAGTGCGACGAGGACGAACGCGCGGCGTTTCCCCGTCCGGTCGGCGAGACCGCCGAACGCCAGCGCACCGGGCACGCCGACGAACGCGGCCGCTGCAGCGAGAACGCCGAGTGTGAACGGATCGCCGCCGAGCGAGACGACGTACAGCGGGACGATCAGCGACGCCCCGCCAAAGGCGGCGGAGCCGAGCGCCCACGCGTACAACCATCGATCGGACATACGGACGACACTCGAGCGGCCCCTGATAACGAATCGGTTTCGACGATGGACTCGAGTTCTGGAAACGGTCGATCGAACGCCTAACGGCGACGAGAGAGAGGGAGAGAGTCAGCGCCGATGAGTACCGATGTTAGTCGTCGTCATCGCCGGGAACGGCATCGGGTTTCGACT
It encodes the following:
- a CDS encoding MFS transporter — encoded protein: MSDRWLYAWALGSAAFGGASLIVPLYVVSLGGDPFTLGVLAAAAAFVGVPGALAFGGLADRTGKRRAFVLVALALVAAMLLVVPLTRSIPIVIAANAAIWFASAAVLPILTLLAVTDVPDNRWSARIARLNTYQGVGWALGLFAGTVWTAGTTRLVDPLAAQQGFLVICAGCAAVSVVAAGRSLPPDPGPGDDPEPQKLRRASQRAGRFNIRGVTFPFSPVRIDPRGLHPRRLARRFTPSLTLYFGAIVLVFSGSAAFFAPLPAFLGEIGYGSDGTFVLYLLSSLASAVFFDRVGAFATTHDARLVQVGGLLARAVALPVVAIAGAALGVTRVGLVGTGLVFGIIGLTWAVIAVTTGTIVTQLAPASVRGEALGAYSALMAFAGGVGSIAGGWLAASSYVLAFTVAGGLVLAGAGVVALLWYHMTAVVEPDRTAI